A stretch of the Aegilops tauschii subsp. strangulata cultivar AL8/78 chromosome 4, Aet v6.0, whole genome shotgun sequence genome encodes the following:
- the LOC109736978 gene encoding uncharacterized protein isoform X1 → MDRKESGEKMEKVEVGDGGKKPEEGTKPATAPVCFKKPAGEDTGILETTKDYFKQLKDTSADTHWDCIKNRVRAAGEYISNKTSSVAINLYKDPDFLILAVKVGVTLLVAASVFGRQKVEPEAKEETPGAKPEAAPASGESQ, encoded by the exons ATGGACAGGAAGGAGAGCGGGGAGAAGATGGAGAAGGTGGAGGTGGGCGACGGCGGGAAGAAGCCGGAGGAGGGGACCAAgccggcgacggcgccggtgTGCTTCAAGAAGCCGGCGGGCGAGGACACCGGCATCCTGGAGACCACCAAGGACTACTTCAAGCAGCTCAAGGACACCAGCGCCGACACGCACTGGGACTGCATCAAGAACCGGGTCCGCGCCGCCGGCGAGTACATCTCCAACAAGACCAGCTCG GTGGCGATTAACCTGTACAAGGATCCGGATTTCTTGATTCTTGCTGTCAAAGTTGGGGTGACCTTGCTAGTCGCTGCCTCT GTGTTTGGCAGGCAGAAGGTGGAGCCTGAGGCCAAGGAGGAGACCCCGGGGGCGAAGCCAGAAGCAGCACCGGCGTCAGGGGAGTCTCAGTGA
- the LOC109736955 gene encoding hydroquinone glucosyltransferase: MEWFTNAGSAPAPSAARPHVVLLASPGAGHLLPLAELARLLVEHHGFAATIVTFSGLSDTEALPSGLPASVSTVALPAVKIDDLPDDALRGSVLVELIRRSLPSLGTLLRSIGTTTPLAALVPDLFCSAALPLAAELGVPCYVFVPSSLTMIYLMRRVVELHDDAAPGEYRDLSEPLEIPGGLSLRRADLPVPYRDCNGLAYAQLLRGGRRYRRADGLLTNTFYEMEPAMVEEFRQAAEQGTFPPAFPVGPFVWSNSDDEAGASAILEWLDRQPARSVVYVAFGSGGALSVEQTTELAAGLEASSQRFLWVVRMPSLDGRTCAFGIGDDDNPLAWLPEGFLERTRDRGLAVPAWAPQVRVLSHPATAIFVSHCGWNSALESAASGVPTVAWPLYAEQRMNAALLEGTLGVALRPRAREDGGVVAREEVVAREEVAAAVNELMEGENGRAVRRRAEDLQRAVARAWSTDGSSRRALEDVAAKWKAALGGGT, from the coding sequence ATGGAGTGGTTCACGAACGCAGGCTCCGCGCCAGCCCCATCCGCGGCGAGGCCGCACGTCGTGCTGCTGGCCAGCCCCGGCGCCGGCCACCTCTTACCGCTGGCCGAGCTTGCGCGGCTGCTCGTGGAGCACCACGGCTTCGCGGCCACGATCGTCACCTTCAGCGGCCTCTCCGACACAGAAGCCCTCCCCAGCGGCCTCCCTGCCTCCGTCTCCACCGTCGCGCTCCCGGCCGTCAAGATCGACGACCTCCCCGACGACGCCCTCCGCGGCAGCGTGCTCGTGGAGCTTATTCGACGGTCCCTCCCCAGCCTCGGCACCCTGCTCCGCTCCATCGGCACCACCACTCCGCTGGCCGCGCTGGTGCCGGACTTATTCTGCTCCGCGGCGCTGcccctcgccgccgagctcgGCGTCCCGTGCTACGTCTTCGTCCCCAGCAGCCTCACCATGATCTACCTGATGCGCCGCGTCGTGGAGCTCCACGACGACGCGGCCCCCGGCGAGTACCGCGACCTCTCGGAGCCTCTCGAGATCCCCGGGGGCTTGTCGCTGCGCCGCGCAGACCTTCCGGTCCCGTATCGCGACTGTAACGGGCTGGCTTACGCGCAACTGCTCCGGGGAGGCCGGCGATACCGCCGTGCCGACGGTTTGTTGACGAACACCTTCTACGAGATGGAACCTGCCATGGTGGAAGAGTTCAGGCAGGCGGCGGAGCAAGGCACGTTCCCGCCGGCGTTCCCCGTGGGGCCGTTCGTCTGGTCAAACTCCGACGACGAAGCTGGCGCGTCGGCCATCCTAGAGTGGCTGGACCGCCAGCCGGCAAGGTCGGTGGTGTACGTCGCGTTCGGAAGTGGCGGAGCGCTGTCTGTGGAGCAGACGACCGAGCTCGCCGCCGGGCTAGAGGCGAGCAGCCAGAGGTTCCTCTGGGTGGTGCGGATGCCGAGCCTGGACGGCCGCACGTGTGCCTTCGGGATCGGCGACGACGACAACCCATTGGCGTGGCTTCCCGAGGGCTTCCTGGAGAGGACCAGGGACAGGGGCCTCGCCGTGCCGGCCTGGGCGCCGCAGGTGCGCGTCCTGTCCCACCCGGCGACGGCGATCTTCGTGTCGCACTGCGGGTGGAACTCGGCGCTGGAGagcgcggcgtccggcgtgcCGACGGTGGCGTGGCCGCTTTACGCGGAGCAGAGGATGAACGCCGCTCTGCTGGAAGGGACCCTCGGGGTGGCGCTGCGACCGAGAGCGCGAGAGGACGGCGGCGTCGTGGCGCGTGAGGAAGTCGTGGCGCGCGAGGAAGTCGCGGCCGCCGTGAACGAGCTCATGGAGGGGGAGAATGGGCGCGCCGTGCGGCGCCGGGCCGAGGACCTGCAGCGAGCGGTGGCACGCGCGTGGTCGACGGATGGTTCGTCGCGCCGGGCGCTGGAGGATGTCGCCGCCAAGTGGAAGGCGGCGCTTGGCGGGGGCACGTGA
- the LOC109736978 gene encoding uncharacterized protein isoform X2: protein MDRKESGEKMEKVEVGDGGKKPEEGTKPATAPVCFKKPAGEDTGILETTKDYFKQLKDTSADTHWDCIKNRVRAAGEYISNKTSSVFGRQKVEPEAKEETPGAKPEAAPASGESQ, encoded by the exons ATGGACAGGAAGGAGAGCGGGGAGAAGATGGAGAAGGTGGAGGTGGGCGACGGCGGGAAGAAGCCGGAGGAGGGGACCAAgccggcgacggcgccggtgTGCTTCAAGAAGCCGGCGGGCGAGGACACCGGCATCCTGGAGACCACCAAGGACTACTTCAAGCAGCTCAAGGACACCAGCGCCGACACGCACTGGGACTGCATCAAGAACCGGGTCCGCGCCGCCGGCGAGTACATCTCCAACAAGACCAGCTCG GTGTTTGGCAGGCAGAAGGTGGAGCCTGAGGCCAAGGAGGAGACCCCGGGGGCGAAGCCAGAAGCAGCACCGGCGTCAGGGGAGTCTCAGTGA